A single Arcanobacterium canis DNA region contains:
- the pgm gene encoding phosphoglucomutase (alpha-D-glucose-1,6-bisphosphate-dependent), which produces MNERAGLPATPEDLIDVDALISAYYDIEPDPNNAAQQVVFGTSGHRGSAFDGAFNEAHIVATTQAIVEYRRLQGTDGPLYIGRDTHALSEPAERTALEVLAANDVEVRVDARGSWTPTPAVSLAILTANGADTVDGVRTHGPGLADGIVVTPSHNPPRDGGFKYNPPHGGPAGTEATKWIAARANEILREGWRNVARLPYTQAMAAHTTRGHDYLSAYVDDLASMINFDAIRSAGVRIGADPMGGASAEYWGAIGERYGIDLTVVNPQVDPRWSFMTLDWDGKIRMDCSSPYAMASLVARMKTSGEAAPFDIATGNDADSDRHGIVTSDAGLMNPNHYLAVAIDYLFTHRDQWPANAGIGKTLVSSSLINRVVNGMGKRVIEVPVGFKWFVPGLISGEIGFGGEESAGASFLRHNGGVWTTDKDGLIMDLLASEIMAVTGKSPSAIHRELVNTYGASEYARIDAPASKEQKAQLAALAPSDVSATALAGEPILDKLTEAPGNGAAIGGLKVVTENAWFAARPSGTEDVYKIYAESFQGADHLAKVQEEAKAVVAAALK; this is translated from the coding sequence ATGAATGAACGAGCAGGATTGCCAGCAACGCCAGAAGATCTCATTGACGTTGACGCCCTTATTTCGGCTTATTACGACATCGAACCGGATCCGAACAACGCCGCTCAACAGGTCGTTTTCGGAACATCCGGACACCGAGGTTCCGCATTTGATGGCGCTTTCAACGAAGCACACATCGTTGCCACCACCCAAGCCATCGTTGAGTACCGCCGTCTCCAGGGAACGGACGGCCCGCTCTATATCGGCCGTGATACCCACGCGCTCTCCGAGCCTGCAGAACGTACCGCTCTGGAAGTGCTCGCTGCAAACGACGTCGAAGTTCGTGTCGATGCACGTGGATCGTGGACTCCCACTCCAGCAGTTTCACTTGCGATCCTCACCGCAAACGGCGCAGACACCGTCGATGGCGTGCGCACCCACGGTCCGGGACTTGCCGACGGCATCGTCGTCACTCCGTCACATAACCCACCACGTGACGGAGGATTCAAATACAACCCACCTCACGGCGGCCCAGCAGGCACCGAGGCAACAAAGTGGATCGCTGCACGCGCAAATGAAATTCTGCGCGAAGGCTGGCGCAATGTTGCCCGCCTTCCCTACACACAAGCCATGGCGGCACACACCACCCGCGGCCATGACTACCTTTCGGCGTACGTCGATGACCTCGCATCGATGATTAATTTCGACGCGATCCGCTCAGCGGGCGTCCGTATTGGAGCTGATCCAATGGGCGGTGCCTCTGCAGAATATTGGGGCGCCATCGGCGAACGCTACGGTATCGATTTGACGGTTGTGAACCCGCAGGTCGATCCGCGTTGGAGCTTCATGACTTTGGACTGGGACGGCAAGATCCGAATGGATTGCTCAAGTCCCTACGCCATGGCATCGCTCGTCGCACGGATGAAGACCTCCGGTGAGGCAGCGCCGTTCGACATTGCCACAGGAAACGACGCCGACTCTGACCGCCACGGCATTGTCACTTCCGACGCCGGCCTGATGAACCCGAACCACTACTTGGCTGTTGCGATCGACTACCTCTTTACCCACCGTGATCAGTGGCCCGCAAACGCAGGCATCGGCAAGACTCTCGTGTCATCCTCGCTGATCAATCGCGTGGTGAACGGGATGGGCAAACGTGTCATTGAAGTCCCCGTGGGTTTCAAATGGTTCGTACCTGGCCTGATCTCGGGCGAGATCGGTTTTGGCGGCGAAGAATCTGCAGGTGCATCTTTCTTGCGTCACAATGGTGGCGTGTGGACCACTGACAAGGATGGCCTGATCATGGACCTGCTCGCCAGCGAAATCATGGCAGTGACAGGAAAGAGCCCGTCAGCTATTCACCGCGAATTGGTGAACACTTACGGAGCAAGCGAATATGCCCGTATCGACGCTCCGGCGTCGAAAGAACAGAAAGCTCAGCTTGCCGCACTCGCTCCGAGTGACGTCAGTGCAACCGCTCTCGCCGGTGAGCCAATCCTCGACAAGCTCACCGAAGCACCGGGCAACGGTGCAGCAATCGGCGGCCTGAAGGTCGTGACAGAAAATGCGTGGTTCGCTGCGCGCCCCTCAGGAACCGAGGACGTGTACAAGATTTACGCTGAATCCTTTCAGGGCGCTGATCATCTTGCCAAGGTTCAAGAAGAAGCAAAAGCTGTGGTTGCCGCAGCACTGAAGTAA
- a CDS encoding DUF2079 domain-containing protein, producing the protein MFRKDFPLLLSLAVFLSLSVISVWQWRNFISPSWDLGIFTQLVKQYSHFSEPIVDIKAPGFNLWGDHFHPILLLLTPFYWLAPSGLTLLIAQNFLFALSVIPIAWYVPRLIRHAGYPRWIGHALPVSYALSWGIWNAAWSQFHEIAFAVPLLAFGLVAYQRGRLVQAAILISGLVFVKEDLPLTVIAFALLAGIRCWLNSRTAKELKLWSLLGIWGAVWFILEIVVFLPAFNMHGQWDYATKVHRSVLELAAGFFVPGTKLVTLLLLVALGAVVCLRSPLITLTLPTLLWRFAGDTETYWGWQWHYSAVLMPIVVLAAADGIAKLRLSSLPIASRRRWVSVGIVVSLAATTFTTWTGVPTLIAKRSYVRVPADSTAAIAAIPPGARIASDTRHMAYLVPRNTVYFDQTIGGVVPDYWIVSDKSPDVVRSETQKRWPGTTWDVRSFSSVTLAVRQ; encoded by the coding sequence ATGTTCCGGAAGGATTTCCCACTCCTTCTCTCGCTTGCCGTTTTCCTGAGCCTGAGTGTCATCAGTGTGTGGCAATGGCGTAATTTCATTTCTCCTTCCTGGGATCTGGGTATTTTCACGCAACTTGTCAAGCAGTACTCGCATTTTTCCGAGCCAATCGTGGATATCAAAGCCCCAGGTTTTAATCTCTGGGGAGATCATTTCCACCCTATTTTGCTGCTTCTGACGCCCTTCTACTGGCTCGCACCTTCAGGGCTAACTTTGTTGATCGCTCAGAATTTTCTGTTCGCACTCTCAGTTATTCCCATTGCGTGGTACGTTCCGAGGTTGATCCGCCACGCTGGCTATCCCCGGTGGATAGGGCACGCGCTTCCGGTGTCTTACGCACTGAGCTGGGGAATCTGGAATGCCGCATGGAGCCAATTCCATGAGATCGCTTTCGCAGTTCCACTACTCGCTTTCGGACTGGTGGCATATCAGCGCGGTCGGCTTGTGCAAGCAGCGATTCTTATCAGCGGGCTTGTCTTTGTCAAAGAAGACCTCCCTTTGACCGTTATTGCCTTCGCACTTCTCGCAGGCATACGGTGCTGGCTGAACTCGCGCACAGCCAAAGAGCTCAAGCTCTGGTCTCTCCTGGGAATCTGGGGCGCGGTGTGGTTTATCCTCGAAATCGTCGTTTTTCTCCCTGCTTTCAATATGCACGGCCAATGGGATTACGCCACAAAAGTTCACCGCTCCGTTCTTGAGCTCGCCGCAGGATTCTTTGTTCCAGGAACAAAATTGGTGACGCTTCTCCTTCTCGTCGCCCTCGGCGCAGTGGTCTGTCTGCGTTCACCCCTCATCACCCTGACGTTGCCCACGCTCCTGTGGCGCTTTGCCGGCGACACTGAGACTTATTGGGGGTGGCAGTGGCACTATTCAGCTGTTTTGATGCCGATTGTTGTCCTTGCAGCTGCTGACGGCATTGCAAAACTGAGGCTCTCTTCCCTGCCAATCGCCTCCCGACGTCGGTGGGTGAGCGTCGGTATCGTTGTCTCTCTTGCGGCGACCACATTCACCACCTGGACCGGAGTGCCCACCTTGATCGCAAAGCGATCCTATGTCCGAGTACCGGCTGATTCGACTGCTGCCATCGCCGCCATCCCGCCCGGAGCAAGGATCGCGAGCGACACTCGCCATATGGCTTACCTCGTTCCTCGGAACACGGTGTACTTCGATCAGACTATCGGTGGTGTCGTTCCGGACTACTGGATCGTCTCCGACAAGTCGCCCGACGTCGTTCGCTCCGAGACGCAAAAACGCTGGCCGGGAACTACATGGGACGTCAGGAGCTTTTCAAGCGTCACCCTCGCGGTTCGTCAGTAG
- a CDS encoding lysylphosphatidylglycerol synthase transmembrane domain-containing protein: MSEPPPTSSTSLANEVLLIDTKNDWTRRPADLLAAFQVFLLTAFTAVLAIYAQSTTNAVTTDVRDVTSSILGQFLFIPINVTEGLISFIIPLILLVDLIWKRRWRTLSQLTFGAVLSIFLTNAIRWVGITLAPQSTLPTSHGPKDTNALLAFIPFVAVIAAMLIVAGSTRDSKIVRGSWWTMGVVTVLSVIQGEQSLSGAVFTVLTGIMSGFLARYIIGSRPLQANGTSLLRTVRQSGIDVAQLIRIDEGLIGQLCAWEVPVSGPLEVTNREALEQLKAIWAASHLADGQSAQLDDIDTVGPARASATRPDPLYSLMRNSYSIPHSDGVSRNYLAIDTQGEAFHIATIDYERTTMSHIENLLARLRFTTPVKWDPESYESGVEHAVVLSTRAHQLGATDCAIVGLNKRSDTMIMAFKADPDPLLSDIPQISDAQIDSLWASIHAMHRTGASHGQIHADVVKVRPDRLDLTSWYHGNLFAAEAWRHIDLAQATAMLAVTVGIERTVASLTRCMPLDQIVSLTPFLQPTVMPDETREALANNKVLEALRTALMKKVPEAREAPSLELKRFSIKTVLTVTVGVIALYVLFTSMRFDDVATAIRTASPWWMVASFVAGLVTYLGAALSLKAYTQENVPYHESVLVQVAASVVTLVAPAGVGPAALNLRFLQKKGVPTAGAVAAVAVVQVGQFVATLALLILLSLITGDLGNLSLPSATVQIAFILCLVIGSSLFFIPPIRRWAIAKIRPTIEQVLPRLLWLIAHPRRIVLGLAGALIMTAAFVACFGFALRSFGYSLPVITLAIAYLISNSVGSVVPSPGGVGPVEAALTGGLVLAGIPASIAFSTAVLYRLFTFWGRVPLGWIALRVATKRSLI, translated from the coding sequence ATGAGCGAACCCCCACCGACGTCGAGCACTTCGTTAGCGAACGAAGTGCTCCTCATCGACACTAAAAACGACTGGACCCGTCGCCCAGCTGATCTCCTCGCAGCATTTCAAGTATTTCTCCTCACAGCGTTTACTGCCGTCCTGGCAATTTATGCCCAGTCAACCACGAACGCTGTCACAACTGATGTTCGTGACGTTACATCGAGCATCCTCGGGCAGTTCCTTTTTATCCCCATCAATGTGACCGAGGGACTTATCTCATTCATTATTCCGCTCATTTTACTGGTCGATCTCATCTGGAAACGTCGATGGCGCACCTTGTCCCAACTCACTTTCGGTGCAGTTCTCTCAATTTTCCTCACCAATGCCATCCGATGGGTGGGCATCACTTTAGCTCCACAATCGACTCTCCCTACCTCACACGGCCCCAAAGACACCAATGCTTTGCTGGCCTTTATCCCATTTGTTGCTGTGATCGCAGCAATGTTGATCGTGGCTGGCTCAACCCGTGACTCGAAAATTGTTCGAGGAAGCTGGTGGACAATGGGAGTTGTCACCGTTTTAAGCGTGATCCAAGGAGAACAATCCCTTTCAGGTGCAGTCTTTACTGTCTTGACAGGAATCATGAGTGGTTTCCTTGCCCGCTATATCATCGGTTCCCGTCCGCTCCAGGCCAACGGGACGTCGCTGCTGCGCACCGTGCGCCAATCAGGCATCGACGTCGCGCAGCTGATTCGCATCGACGAAGGACTCATCGGCCAGCTGTGTGCCTGGGAGGTGCCCGTTTCCGGCCCGCTCGAGGTGACGAATCGCGAGGCTCTGGAACAACTCAAAGCAATTTGGGCTGCCTCACATCTCGCTGATGGCCAGTCGGCGCAACTGGACGACATCGATACGGTTGGCCCGGCCCGAGCCTCCGCCACACGCCCGGATCCGCTCTATTCACTCATGAGAAATTCCTACTCAATTCCACATTCCGACGGTGTGAGCAGAAATTATCTTGCGATTGACACCCAGGGCGAGGCGTTCCATATCGCCACGATCGATTACGAACGCACAACGATGTCACATATCGAGAACCTTCTTGCACGCCTACGCTTCACAACACCAGTGAAGTGGGATCCCGAATCGTATGAGTCAGGCGTTGAACATGCCGTCGTGCTCTCCACCCGCGCCCATCAGCTCGGGGCAACCGACTGCGCAATTGTCGGACTCAATAAACGCTCTGACACGATGATCATGGCTTTCAAAGCTGACCCCGATCCTCTTTTGTCCGATATTCCCCAAATAAGCGATGCCCAAATCGATTCACTGTGGGCCAGTATCCATGCGATGCATCGCACAGGCGCTTCCCACGGACAGATCCACGCCGACGTCGTCAAAGTTCGTCCCGATAGGCTTGATCTGACGTCGTGGTACCACGGCAACCTCTTCGCTGCGGAAGCCTGGCGTCATATTGATCTCGCCCAAGCCACCGCGATGCTCGCAGTAACAGTCGGGATCGAACGGACTGTTGCTTCTCTCACGCGGTGTATGCCCCTCGATCAAATTGTCTCGCTCACCCCGTTCCTCCAGCCCACCGTCATGCCAGATGAGACACGTGAAGCCCTTGCGAATAACAAAGTTCTCGAAGCGCTGCGCACTGCGCTGATGAAAAAAGTTCCCGAAGCACGTGAGGCCCCTTCACTGGAACTCAAACGTTTCAGTATCAAGACCGTCCTCACTGTCACCGTCGGCGTGATTGCTCTCTACGTGCTGTTCACATCAATGCGTTTCGACGACGTCGCCACTGCTATACGCACAGCAAGCCCCTGGTGGATGGTCGCCTCGTTCGTGGCGGGTCTCGTCACGTATCTCGGTGCCGCACTTTCTCTCAAGGCCTACACGCAAGAAAACGTCCCCTATCATGAATCAGTGCTGGTTCAGGTTGCGGCATCGGTGGTCACACTTGTAGCTCCGGCTGGCGTTGGCCCAGCAGCATTAAACCTACGTTTCCTCCAAAAGAAAGGCGTACCCACGGCAGGTGCTGTTGCCGCTGTGGCGGTGGTTCAGGTGGGGCAATTCGTTGCGACGCTGGCACTTTTGATCCTTCTGTCACTCATTACCGGCGATCTTGGAAATCTCTCGTTGCCGTCAGCCACCGTGCAGATCGCTTTCATTTTGTGCTTAGTCATCGGATCGAGCCTATTCTTCATCCCGCCGATACGCCGCTGGGCTATTGCGAAAATCCGGCCCACAATCGAACAAGTATTGCCACGTTTGCTGTGGTTGATTGCCCACCCGCGTCGAATCGTCTTGGGCCTCGCGGGCGCCCTGATCATGACTGCAGCCTTCGTCGCGTGCTTCGGTTTTGCCCTCAGATCTTTCGGCTATTCCCTCCCGGTAATCACGCTGGCAATTGCCTACCTGATTTCGAACTCAGTTGGATCTGTTGTCCCCTCTCCCGGCGGCGTCGGGCCTGTTGAAGCTGCGCTCACTGGTGGCTTAGTTCTTGCTGGTATCCCCGCCTCAATCGCATTCTCCACTGCAGTTTTGTATCGACTATTTACCTTCTGGGGCCGTGTTCCGCTCGGTTGGATCGCTTTACGAGTAGCAACGAAGAGGAGTCTGATCTAG
- a CDS encoding heavy metal translocating P-type ATPase, with amino-acid sequence MSEQTIVAEIDLAVTGMTCASCVNRVERKLKKVEGVDAVVNLATERAHVTLSPQAANLTDAELVAIVEKAGYGASALRRVEVAHDGSRSAVDTGIDAEAVENAATAAARTRVADLWRRFVVALIICVPIVAISMISALQFPAWQYVVGVLAVIVAFWCGLPFHRAAWRAGRYGSTTMDTLVSLGVIASMGWSMWAMIGGGAGVLDYRMSMSGVHSLNHASSHVYFETAAMIVTFLLLGRWLEAKSRRSAGDALRSLLELGPKNAYVLERADGTKVGQLVPTQSVGVGDQVRLRPGETVPVDGEVIAGESAIDASVVTGESAPIDITVGSHVSAGTINTLGSVDVRATGVGEDTMLAQMGRLLTQAQTGKAPVQRLADRISAVFVPAVISLALGVFVIRMMLDSGAVETALTSAITILVVACPCALGLATPTALLVGSGRLSRSGILISGPEVIERAHGITAIVIDKTGTVTTGTMSFASARPADGVCESSLLRQVSSLEAYSEHPIAKAVTRHAHTLGLDTLDVTNFRAFPGKGVSGIINGKIVHAGTFAWLKDEGIEIPPSQASLAQNSEPGSTLIAVSCAGVFLGTVAVHDALRSGAAATINNLHQRGISVHLATGDHRSTAEYVAHMIGIDEVHSEVLPAQKVEIVKHLIASGKRVAMVGDGVNDAAALACADLSIAMGSGTDVAQAAADMTIVNSDISSLVTALDVSSRTLSIIKQNLAWAFGYNLVAIPLAACGIIAPGLAAAAMASSSVIVVLNSLRLRAS; translated from the coding sequence ATGAGCGAGCAGACAATTGTTGCCGAAATCGACCTTGCGGTGACCGGGATGACCTGTGCATCCTGCGTCAATCGCGTTGAGCGCAAGCTGAAGAAAGTCGAGGGTGTCGATGCCGTCGTCAACCTCGCAACTGAGCGCGCGCATGTGACTCTGTCGCCCCAAGCTGCCAACCTCACCGATGCAGAGCTGGTCGCTATCGTCGAAAAAGCAGGATACGGAGCGAGCGCCTTGCGGCGTGTCGAGGTTGCTCACGATGGATCACGCAGCGCTGTCGATACCGGAATCGACGCTGAAGCGGTAGAAAATGCCGCTACTGCTGCTGCTCGTACACGCGTTGCCGATCTATGGCGCCGTTTCGTTGTCGCCCTCATTATCTGTGTCCCAATCGTTGCCATTTCGATGATTAGCGCGCTTCAGTTCCCTGCCTGGCAATACGTCGTCGGCGTCCTGGCAGTGATCGTTGCTTTCTGGTGTGGTCTTCCGTTCCATCGCGCCGCGTGGCGCGCAGGGAGGTACGGTTCAACCACAATGGACACCTTGGTGTCATTAGGTGTCATTGCCTCAATGGGGTGGTCAATGTGGGCGATGATCGGCGGCGGAGCCGGAGTGTTGGATTACCGAATGTCCATGAGCGGAGTCCACAGCCTCAACCACGCCTCTTCGCATGTCTACTTCGAGACTGCAGCCATGATCGTCACGTTCCTTCTGTTAGGACGGTGGCTCGAAGCAAAATCTCGACGTAGTGCTGGCGATGCTCTGCGATCGCTCCTAGAACTTGGCCCAAAGAATGCCTACGTCCTCGAGCGTGCCGACGGAACAAAAGTCGGCCAGCTCGTTCCTACTCAATCGGTGGGCGTTGGCGATCAGGTGCGCCTCCGACCGGGAGAAACCGTCCCCGTGGATGGTGAGGTGATCGCCGGAGAATCGGCCATCGACGCTTCTGTGGTCACCGGCGAATCCGCACCTATTGACATCACGGTTGGAAGTCATGTCAGCGCAGGCACTATCAACACCTTGGGATCTGTCGATGTTCGTGCGACGGGCGTTGGTGAAGACACCATGTTGGCTCAGATGGGCCGGCTGCTGACCCAGGCTCAGACAGGGAAAGCCCCCGTCCAGCGTCTCGCGGATCGAATTTCAGCCGTATTCGTCCCTGCAGTAATTTCACTGGCTCTTGGAGTTTTCGTGATCCGCATGATGCTCGACAGTGGCGCTGTTGAAACTGCGCTCACTAGCGCAATCACGATTCTCGTCGTAGCTTGTCCGTGTGCATTAGGTTTGGCGACGCCCACAGCTTTGCTTGTGGGATCGGGAAGACTCTCGCGATCTGGCATTCTCATTTCTGGCCCTGAGGTGATCGAACGCGCCCACGGAATCACTGCAATCGTGATAGATAAAACAGGCACTGTCACCACCGGCACAATGTCATTTGCCTCAGCCCGTCCGGCTGACGGTGTTTGTGAATCATCGCTGCTCCGGCAAGTATCGTCTCTGGAAGCCTACTCAGAACACCCCATTGCAAAGGCAGTCACTCGTCATGCCCACACGTTGGGCTTGGACACACTCGACGTGACCAATTTCCGAGCCTTTCCAGGGAAAGGAGTATCTGGGATTATCAATGGGAAGATCGTTCATGCCGGAACTTTCGCTTGGCTGAAAGACGAAGGCATCGAAATTCCTCCATCGCAGGCATCTCTCGCACAGAACAGCGAACCAGGCTCAACGCTCATCGCTGTTTCCTGCGCCGGCGTTTTTCTTGGCACAGTTGCCGTTCATGATGCTCTCCGATCGGGTGCAGCTGCCACGATCAACAATCTTCACCAGCGTGGGATCAGCGTCCATTTAGCGACAGGAGATCATCGCTCCACTGCCGAATATGTAGCTCACATGATCGGTATCGACGAGGTACATTCCGAAGTCTTACCTGCTCAAAAGGTGGAGATCGTCAAACACCTCATTGCTTCAGGCAAGCGTGTGGCCATGGTGGGCGATGGCGTCAATGACGCTGCTGCGCTTGCCTGCGCTGACCTTTCGATTGCGATGGGAAGCGGAACCGATGTCGCTCAAGCGGCTGCAGATATGACGATCGTGAATTCTGACATTTCTTCGCTCGTCACTGCGCTGGATGTCTCGTCACGAACCTTGAGCATTATCAAGCAGAATCTTGCGTGGGCTTTCGGCTACAACCTCGTTGCTATCCCGCTCGCGGCATGTGGAATCATTGCTCCGGGACTCGCAGCCGCAGCGATGGCATCCTCGTCGGTCATCGTAGTGCTGAATTCTTTGCGCCTACGCGCGTCCTAA
- a CDS encoding heavy-metal-associated domain-containing protein: MATETVKLGVAGMTCGHCVMSVTEELTELDSVSNVSVELVSGGVSNVDVFLNDGAAVDKDALKAAIDEAGFELVSID; the protein is encoded by the coding sequence ATGGCTACTGAAACTGTGAAGCTGGGTGTTGCAGGAATGACCTGCGGACACTGCGTCATGTCGGTGACTGAAGAGTTGACGGAACTCGATTCTGTATCGAATGTCAGCGTCGAACTCGTCAGCGGCGGCGTGTCAAACGTTGACGTTTTCTTGAACGACGGCGCCGCCGTTGACAAGGACGCGCTCAAGGCTGCAATCGATGAGGCTGGCTTCGAGCTGGTCTCCATTGACTGA
- a CDS encoding DedA family protein has protein sequence MLPTLFVYQSAVPPADSLSGVAAWAVSVMDALGGPGIAFIIAIENLFPPLPSEVFLPLAGFTARQGNAFSLTGAIVWATIGSVLGAIALYWIARWFGRERTRFFMSKIPFMKMSDVDKTEAFFTKYSGLTVFFGRCLPIFRSLISLPAGVVKEPFVKFVLLTAAGSAIWNTALIYAGYTLGANWNKVEAVVSQFSTVIAVIVVLAIVSWFVFRIWKRTSRDN, from the coding sequence ATGCTCCCCACACTATTCGTCTACCAAAGCGCTGTCCCACCAGCAGACTCCCTCTCCGGCGTCGCCGCATGGGCGGTGTCCGTTATGGATGCTCTGGGTGGCCCAGGCATCGCTTTTATCATTGCCATCGAAAACCTTTTCCCGCCTCTCCCCTCAGAGGTCTTCCTTCCATTGGCGGGTTTCACGGCACGGCAAGGAAACGCATTCTCGTTAACCGGCGCCATCGTCTGGGCAACGATTGGTTCCGTTCTCGGGGCTATCGCGTTGTACTGGATCGCTCGGTGGTTTGGCCGCGAGCGCACCCGCTTCTTCATGTCTAAAATCCCGTTCATGAAGATGAGCGACGTGGATAAAACTGAAGCGTTCTTCACCAAGTACTCCGGGCTTACGGTATTTTTTGGCCGCTGCCTACCGATATTTCGTTCCCTTATCTCTTTGCCGGCGGGCGTCGTGAAGGAGCCCTTCGTAAAGTTCGTCCTGCTCACAGCAGCAGGCTCAGCGATCTGGAATACGGCACTGATCTACGCCGGCTACACGCTCGGCGCCAACTGGAACAAGGTAGAAGCGGTGGTATCACAGTTCTCCACAGTGATTGCGGTGATTGTGGTACTCGCGATTGTGTCGTGGTTCGTTTTCCGCATATGGAAACGCACTTCACGAGACAACTGA
- a CDS encoding phage holin family protein: MKFSITIIFNAIALWVATALLAGISLDGTLKAGSVLAGLGPTGSRIVYFVLAGLVLACVNALVRPVVKLLSLPFYVLTLGLFFVVVNALMLKLTAWITASFDLHLVVTNFGWALLGGIVVGAVNWGLRAIFAEVETLN; the protein is encoded by the coding sequence ATGAAGTTTTCCATCACGATTATTTTTAACGCGATCGCCTTATGGGTGGCTACGGCTCTCCTGGCTGGTATTTCCCTCGACGGCACGTTGAAAGCCGGCTCGGTACTGGCCGGACTTGGTCCCACTGGTTCACGCATTGTGTACTTTGTGCTTGCAGGCCTTGTCCTCGCCTGCGTCAACGCACTTGTCCGCCCGGTAGTGAAATTGCTGTCTCTACCGTTTTACGTCCTCACACTCGGCCTGTTCTTCGTGGTCGTCAATGCTCTGATGCTCAAACTCACCGCCTGGATCACTGCATCGTTCGATCTGCACCTTGTGGTCACCAATTTCGGGTGGGCATTGCTTGGCGGCATCGTCGTCGGTGCGGTGAACTGGGGACTTCGCGCAATTTTTGCCGAAGTCGAGACCCTGAATTAA
- a CDS encoding type I 3-dehydroquinate dehydratase: MEFGPDSIVVPLVGTTKAVVLEEIADSCDVADIFEWRIDFMIASHPNPSITAIAQDMIPEMLASTDLPFLLTIRTLGEGGTVELSDGRVRLLFAELFDVLMRLQVDPERVAIDCEFTMPQVAEFVRRAKDAGYATMVSHHESADTPDDEVMQLMIEEMREVGADVVKFVVSARQESDRDRLYKVLDEVYDPAHPLISYAQGVLGVPSRYEALRHGSVATFVPAGHPAKPRLISPEALREKVNEIRAE, from the coding sequence ATGGAGTTTGGGCCAGATTCAATCGTGGTGCCGCTCGTCGGGACGACGAAGGCAGTGGTGCTAGAAGAGATCGCTGACAGTTGCGACGTTGCAGATATTTTTGAATGGCGAATCGATTTTATGATTGCAAGCCATCCGAACCCGTCAATCACCGCGATCGCGCAAGACATGATCCCCGAAATGCTCGCGAGTACGGATTTGCCGTTCTTGTTGACGATCCGGACTTTGGGCGAGGGTGGCACTGTTGAGCTGAGCGACGGGCGTGTGCGCTTACTCTTCGCTGAGCTCTTCGACGTGTTGATGCGTCTGCAAGTGGATCCTGAACGTGTGGCGATTGATTGTGAATTCACGATGCCTCAGGTTGCAGAGTTCGTTCGGCGTGCAAAAGATGCCGGATACGCCACGATGGTCTCTCACCATGAGAGTGCCGATACTCCGGACGATGAAGTGATGCAATTGATGATCGAGGAGATGCGTGAGGTTGGCGCCGACGTCGTCAAATTTGTTGTGTCAGCACGGCAGGAGAGCGATCGTGATCGTCTGTACAAGGTACTTGATGAGGTATACGATCCTGCGCATCCTCTGATCTCCTATGCTCAGGGTGTGCTTGGTGTTCCCTCGCGCTATGAGGCGCTTAGGCATGGTTCTGTTGCGACTTTCGTGCCTGCTGGGCACCCTGCGAAACCGCGTTTGATTTCTCCTGAAGCGTTACGCGAAAAGGTCAACGAGATCCGCGCTGAATAA
- a CDS encoding TetR/AcrR family transcriptional regulator, with amino-acid sequence MPKIIGSNLAEHRERTRDALFGALQRLMEERGFDGITMSDLAREAGIGRTAIYNHVHDKEDLLMEFVAHEISVYVENVQKSLATTANPIDQLRIFVRSQLLQERAYLRAPGPPLIQVVSPETAHQMGKHIAQSSKILRGIIHACINNGLAPQQDVGIAITLINGALTGRRIPKEEPERSMFFDAAERFVVRAIGADADGKLTDLGPIPACSW; translated from the coding sequence ATGCCGAAGATTATCGGTTCAAATTTGGCTGAGCATCGCGAACGGACTCGGGATGCTCTTTTTGGGGCACTCCAACGCCTCATGGAGGAGCGCGGTTTCGACGGTATTACGATGTCGGATCTCGCACGTGAAGCAGGGATTGGACGCACAGCGATTTACAACCACGTTCATGACAAAGAAGACCTCCTGATGGAATTCGTCGCCCACGAGATCTCGGTCTATGTTGAGAACGTCCAAAAGTCGCTAGCAACCACCGCAAATCCCATCGATCAACTTCGAATTTTTGTCCGTTCACAGCTTCTCCAGGAACGCGCTTACCTGCGTGCTCCTGGCCCACCACTTATCCAAGTTGTCTCGCCGGAAACTGCACATCAGATGGGCAAGCATATTGCGCAGTCGTCAAAAATTCTTCGAGGAATCATCCACGCGTGCATCAATAATGGTCTCGCCCCTCAGCAAGATGTTGGTATCGCCATCACATTGATTAACGGCGCTCTAACCGGGCGCCGTATCCCAAAAGAAGAGCCGGAACGTTCCATGTTTTTCGATGCCGCCGAACGATTTGTCGTGCGCGCGATTGGAGCAGACGCGGACGGAAAGCTCACAGATCTCGGACCAATTCCGGCGTGCTCCTGGTAG